In Tsuneonella sp. CC-YZS046, the genomic window GCGGCGCTGGGTGTTGATTTCGTCCACCAGTTCAGGCTCGCGCGCCCAGAGCAGCACCGCGCTTCCGTCCGAGGCAAGCATCTGGGCAAGGGCTGTGCCCCATGCCCCGGCGCCGATTACCCCCAGTTTCGGGCCCAGCTTCGGATTATCGCCGCTCATGCCTTCACTCCCGCGCCCCGCACCGGCTCCGCCTCGGGATCGAGCGGCCAGCGGGGCCTCGCCGCGAAATCCAGGGGATCGGATTGCCCCTTGCGAAAGCGTTCCAGCCCCGCCCAGGCGATCATGGCCGCATTATCCGTGCAAAGCGTCAGCGGCGGCGCGACGAAGCGCAGGCCGCGCTCGGCGGCGATCCCTTCCAGCAATGTTCTCACTTCCCTGTTGGCGGCGACCCCGCCCGCAACCACGAGAGCGGTGACATCGCCCATTATCCCGAACGACACGGCAAGCCTGTCGGCAATGCAATCCATCGCCGCCCGCTGGAAGCTGGCTGCGATGTCGGCATCCCGATATTGCCCGCTTTCCTTCGCGCGCGACACCGCGCTCTTCAATCCGGCGAAGGAGAAATGCGGCTCCGCGCTGCCATGCAGGGGGCGGGGCAGCGGCACGGCCCGGGGGTCGCCCTGCGCCGCCAGCCGCTCCACCGCGGGTCCGCCGGGATAGCCCAGGCCCAGGATCTTGGCCGTCTTGTCGAAGGCTTCGCCCAGCGCATCGTCGATGGTCGTCGCGATCCTGCGATACCGGCCCACATCGTCCACCCGCAGGATCTGGCAATGGCCGCCGGAAACCAGCAGCAGCGCATAAGGAAATTCGAGCGTTGCGTCGGCCAG contains:
- the tsaD gene encoding tRNA (adenosine(37)-N6)-threonylcarbamoyltransferase complex transferase subunit TsaD; the protein is MAVILGIESSCDETAAALVDDGRHILAQRIASQDDAHRPYGGVVPEIAARAHAERLAPLIEATLAEAGVALDEVDAVAATAGPGLIGGVMVGLVTAKALAMASGKPLVAVNHLEGHALSPRLADATLEFPYALLLVSGGHCQILRVDDVGRYRRIATTIDDALGEAFDKTAKILGLGYPGGPAVERLAAQGDPRAVPLPRPLHGSAEPHFSFAGLKSAVSRAKESGQYRDADIAASFQRAAMDCIADRLAVSFGIMGDVTALVVAGGVAANREVRTLLEGIAAERGLRFVAPPLTLCTDNAAMIAWAGLERFRKGQSDPLDFAARPRWPLDPEAEPVRGAGVKA